A segment of the bacterium genome:
GGTCGAGATGGCTTCGGGCGGCATGTAGCCCGGAGTTCCCGACATTTCAGTATTGCCGCTGTGGGTTCGGACGCCCGGCGATGGCCCCTTGCCGTCCGATCCGTTCTCCTGGGTGAAATGCTGGGCAATGCCCCAATCCAGGATCCGCAAGCGCCCGCTGCGATCGACCCGCATGTTATCGGGCTTGAGGTCCTTGTGCAGCACGCCGTGGTTATGGGCGTCGTGCACGCCGAGGCAAAGCTCGGCGAAAAGATCGATCCGCTTGGCCAAGGGAAATTCTCGGGTCATCGCCCGATCTCCGCGAGTGGACCCGGCGATAATGTCCGCGAAAACGTAGCCGGGAATGTACTCCATCACCGGCACGTAAATCTTGCTGGCCGGCGGCCATTCGAAGGAATCATAGATCGGGGCGGCCCAACCCGAGCCGAGAAGCTCGCTGATCCGAATCTCGCGGACGATGCGGTTGTAGGCGTCGGGATCCATCTCTCCTTTCGGCACCTTGATGACCGCGAGCCTTTCCGATCGGGTGCCCGCGATCTCGCGAAGGTCCCGGACCAAGAAAACTCGGCCGGCACCGCCTTCTCCCAATTCCTGAACGACCTCGTAGCGTCCTTCCGTCCCCGGGCCGAGCCGGGTGCCGGCAACGATCATCGGCACTTTGTTCCGACCTTCCCTACTTTCCCGAGCCACTTTGGCGGCCAAGCCGCCGCCGGCCGCCGGTTGGGTCGGTCGGCGGGCTCCATTTCCCGGCCCCTGCAGGGTCGGAACCCGGGCGCCCTCGGGCGAAGGCGGCGGCGAAGGCGGAACATCGTCATCATGCCGTGAGTTGAAAACCAAATGCTCGGTGCGAGGGTCGCGGGGAGAGCCGCGGCCGCCACCAGGATTCGCCAAGGCCAAGTTGGGGGCGGAGCCCAAATCGCCGAACCAAGAACCGCGCCGTCCCAACGTAAGAGTCAGCGTCTCGGAGCGCAGGTGAAGCTCCCGCTGCAAGGCGGAGTAACGCGGCCCCATGGCGGTCTCGAGCAAGCGGCCGCTGGCGTGGAATTGGAGGAAGGTGGAAAAAGCGTCGGTCAAGGTCGTGGCGCCGTCGACGGTCGGCCGCAGACCCGCCGCCTGCTCGAGACGGTGGGCCGCCATGATGCCGGTAAACATCGCGGCCTGGGGCAAGAGAGTCCGGGTCGCCTGAGGCAAGAAGCCGCTGCCGCGGGCCCAACGTTGGGCCGCCGCGCCGGCGCCGGCGCCGCCGAGTTTGAGCAGGCCCAAAGTGATCCCGGCGGTCGCGAATTCGGTGCCGAGGGCGCTCAAGCTCCAGTCCTGGGCTTGGCCGCTGGCCTGATGAAGTAGGCGGCCCGAAAGGACGAAGGCCGGAAGCTCGGCGCCGAAGGCGACGCTTGAAGCCAGGGCCCGGGCGCCGAAGCCGCGAGTCCAGGTCCCGGCCGAGCCGGCGAGCAAGCGGGCGAACATTCCGGTGCGCACGGTCGTGAAGGCCAAGCCGCCGAGAGCCATGCTGGCTAAGCCGATCGGGTTGGTGGTCTCGCGGACGAAGTTGCCGGCGAGGAACTCGACTCGGCCCCCGATCGCCCCCCGGCCCTCGATCGAATCGCTTTCCCGTTGAACCCGAGCCAGCAGATCGCGGTGGTTGGCGGGCCGACCCGGCAGGTCGGTTTCGAGGCTTTCGCGCATCAGCGAAAAACAGGCCAGCGCCAAATCCGGCCGCTCCGAGCGGTGGCGGCGGGCGAGATGAATCAAGCCGTCGTAGAAGAGCTCGGTGTCGGTTTCAGCGGCGAGGCTGACCAGCTCGGGCAAGAAACCCGGTGGAAAATTTTCCTGGAGAGCTTGGCGACGGCCTTCGGGAAGACGGTCCCAAGCCTGGCGAAAGCTCAGACCCTGAAGCAACGACTCCTGCAGAGGCCTCGGTTCGTCCGTTCCGGCTCTAGCGTCGAGTAGCGCCGCCGATAGATTTGCCGCAATAGGGAGCCGTGGCGAAGCCCCCAGGGCTTCGCGCGGCGAAAGCGCGCCGACGCGCGCGGATCCAATCCCCTGATACTGCTCGGTCATCTCCACTTCCAAAATTTCTGGTTTTCAAGAGATGCAAAATTATCGTGCCCTGTGCATTAAGGTTGCTAAGTATGGAAGATATCAAGCCAATTGCCAAGCTTTGGATTGACCATATATCGCCCTACATTGCATTTGTTAACATCCATATCCCCACTTGGGGATAATTGTAATTATTAATTAAAAATAGAGACTTATAAAAACTTGTCCCCAGCCGGGCCTCCGGGCTAACACAAGCCGCCGAAAAGTGCTTGAATCCCCTTAAAGGAGTCCCACCATGCCCCAAGCCCTCATCGTTGATGCCGTCCGCACCCCTCGAGGAAAGCGTGAAGGCAGCCTGAAATTCGTCCACCCCATCGACTTGGCCGCGGTGCCCCTCGAGGCCCTGCGCGAAAGAAACCGGCTCGATCCCCTTTTGGTCGAGGACGTTCTCTACGGCTGCGTCTCGCAACGCGACGCCCAGGACAACGTCATCGCCCGTGAAGCCGTGCTGGCGGCGGGTTGGCCGGTGGAAGTTCCCGGCGCCACGATCAACCGTTTCTGCGGCTCGGGCCTCTCGGCTTGCAACCTCATGGCCCACACCATCATGGCCGGCATGTCCGACGTCCTGATCGGCGGCGGCGTCGAGCACATGACCCGGGTCCCGATGGCGATCAACTTCGAGATGGCCGGCTCCAAATTGACCGAGCGCTTCGACCTCATCCCGCAAGGCTTCTCGGCCGAGCTCATCGCCCAAAAATTCGGCTTCACCCGCCGGCAGCTCGACGAATACGCGGTCCTCTCTCAAGAGCGGACGGCCAAAGCCTGGGAAGAGAAGCGCTTCGCCAAATCCATCATCCCGGTCACCGCCAAGGATGCCGAAGGTAAAACTTTCATTTTTGAAAAAGACGAGCATTTTAGGCCAGGAACCACAGTCGAAAAGCTGGCGAACTTAAAGCCGGTGTTTAAGGAGGACGGCGTCATCCACGCCGGCAATTCCAGCGGCATCGTCGACGGCTCGGCGGCGGTCCTCTTCGCCAGCGAGAAGGCCTGCGCCGAGCAAGGTTGGAAACCCCGGGCCCGGATCGTCGCCACCGTTGAGGTCGGTTCCGATCCGATCATCATGCTGCTCGGCCCCATCCCGGCCATCCAAAAGGTCTGCGCCAAGGCCAAGCTTAAAATCTCGGACATCGACCTTATCGAAATCAACGAAGCCTTTGCGCCGGTTCCCTTGGCGGTCATGCAAGAGCTCAAGCTCGATCCCGAAAAGGTGAACGTCAACGGCGGCGCCATCGCCCTCGGCCATCCCTTGGGCGCCACCGGCGCCATCCTGCTCGGCACGATCCTGGATGAGCTGGAGCGCCGCAACCTGCGTTACGGATTGGTGACGCTCTGCATCGGCCACGGCATGGGCGTCGCCACGATCATCGACCGGGAGGTCTGACCTTTCGGATCACTGGCACACGATCGCCTGGCAATCGGGGTCTTCGCAATCGGTCAGGCCGTCGGAATCGTTGTCCAAGCCGTCCTCGCAGTCGAGTTCTTGGATGATGCATTCGCAAAGGATTTGGTCGCAGGCGGCCCCGGGCTGGGCGAAGCACTCCTCCACCCCGGCTTGGCCGGCGCTGACGTCGCAGCCTTCGCCCGGATCGAGCACCGAGTTTCCGCAAGTCGTGCAGGCGCAAGCGACCGAAGAGAAATCGGGCTCTTCTTCGAAGAAGGGATCGCTGGTCGCCCCGCAAACGGTTCCGGGGGTGCCTTGACAATCGACGTTCTCATGGCACTGGTCTTCCACCGCCTTGTCGATTCGACAGATGCAATCGAAAAAGCAAAAGCTGATCGATTCTTCCGGATTGTCCTCCCAGGCTTGGCACTCGCCATCGCCGCAGTTTTGGGGAAAGCAGAAAAGCGGCGACGGGCAATCCTCCAAGCAAGGATCGAAGTCGGAGCACTCGCCCGCCAGCGGTTGGCAAGAGCCGTCGCCGCAGGTCTCGCCTTCGGGCAGCCCGAAACACAGGCTTTGAGTGCAATCCTTGGTGCAGTAATCGAAGACGTCGCATTCCCCGCTTGGGGGATCGCAAACTCCATCCCCGCAGGGAACGGTCTCGCATAAATCGCCAAGGCCATCTTGGTCGGTGTCGACTTGGCTGGGATTGGGGATCTCCGGGCAATTGTCCGAGAGGTTGGCGATCCCGTCGCAGTCCTCGTCACTGGAAACGGATCCGGGGCTGCAGACTTCCGGCCCATCGCCATTTCCGCAAGCCAAGCCCGCGACGAGGATACTGAGGAAAAAGATCCTTGAAATCCACCGAACCCACCTTCCCATAGCCTCTTGCTCCAAAGCCGGGTAGAATAACTTCCCCACGGGTTTAAGACAAAAATCGCGGCATTTTTGAGATTATCGTCGAAACAGCCATGAAGCGCCACATCCGACTCTTCATTTTACTGCTTTCGCTACTGCTGCCGGCAGTTTTGCTGAATGGCTGCCTTTCCGGTGCCGGCCCGCCCGCTCCCCTCGCCGAAATCCCCAGCTCGGTGGCCTTTCCGGAAAGCGTCGGGATCGACGTCTCCCAAGCCGGCGGCGGCGGCTCCTCGGCGGCACTGAAGGCCGCCAAGGTCAAGCTGCAGACCACGATCACCGATTTTTCGGACATCATCTCTTTGGGGCCGATTCTATTCAATGTCTTCAATTCCCTGCTCGACGACTTCCTCGGGCCCTTGGCGGATTTGGAGATTCCAGTGAGCCCCACCGTCCGTACTTTCGAGGGCCCAATGACTTTTGAGCCGGGACTGGTCGTCCCGGTCAAAATCGATTTCGCCGATTTCGACTTGGACGGAGACGGAAATTCCGAGGGATGCACCGGCTGCACCTGCCCCACCGGTTGCGCTCCCGAAGTCTCGGAATGTCCCCTCGAAACCGCCACCGCCAACCTGCGACCGATTTGCTACCGGATTTGGATAAGAGACACCGGTCAAACCGAGTTCACTCGCTTTTCCGCCGGTCGCATCGACCGCTACGCCACTCGAGACAACCCGGAAACCGAAGCCGACGAGAAAAACGCCGGAAATGGCGCCTTCCGCTTGGGCGTCGAGGCCGCCGAGCCGGATGGAGGGCGCAATCCTCTCGCCTTCGGCGTGCGTTATGCGCATCGCGATGACCAAGAACCCCAAAGGCAGGAAACCGAATTTTTCGTTCAAGACCGGAGCTTCAACCCCG
Coding sequences within it:
- a CDS encoding acetyl-CoA C-acyltransferase, translating into MPQALIVDAVRTPRGKREGSLKFVHPIDLAAVPLEALRERNRLDPLLVEDVLYGCVSQRDAQDNVIAREAVLAAGWPVEVPGATINRFCGSGLSACNLMAHTIMAGMSDVLIGGGVEHMTRVPMAINFEMAGSKLTERFDLIPQGFSAELIAQKFGFTRRQLDEYAVLSQERTAKAWEEKRFAKSIIPVTAKDAEGKTFIFEKDEHFRPGTTVEKLANLKPVFKEDGVIHAGNSSGIVDGSAAVLFASEKACAEQGWKPRARIVATVEVGSDPIIMLLGPIPAIQKVCAKAKLKISDIDLIEINEAFAPVPLAVMQELKLDPEKVNVNGGAIALGHPLGATGAILLGTILDELERRNLRYGLVTLCIGHGMGVATIIDREV
- a CDS encoding thrombospondin type 3 repeat-containing protein: MGRWVRWISRIFFLSILVAGLACGNGDGPEVCSPGSVSSDEDCDGIANLSDNCPEIPNPSQVDTDQDGLGDLCETVPCGDGVCDPPSGECDVFDYCTKDCTQSLCFGLPEGETCGDGSCQPLAGECSDFDPCLEDCPSPLFCFPQNCGDGECQAWEDNPEESISFCFFDCICRIDKAVEDQCHENVDCQGTPGTVCGATSDPFFEEEPDFSSVACACTTCGNSVLDPGEGCDVSAGQAGVEECFAQPGAACDQILCECIIQELDCEDGLDNDSDGLTDCEDPDCQAIVCQ